A single window of Pseudophryne corroboree isolate aPseCor3 chromosome 5, aPseCor3.hap2, whole genome shotgun sequence DNA harbors:
- the LOC134928454 gene encoding cytochrome c oxidase subunit 6C: MSQALLSKPQMRGLLAKRLRIHIFGAFAFSLSIVALYKFGVAEPRKRAYADFYKNYDAVKTFEAMREAGVFQGVRPKGE, from the exons ATGTCGCAAGCTCTTCTGTCTAAGCCTCAGATGAGGGGTCTTCTGGCCAAGCGGTTACGAATCCATATTTTTGGAGCCTTTGCTTTCTCATTAAGTATTGTCGCATTATACAAG TTTGGCGTGGCGGAGCCCAGGAAGAGAGCGTACGCAGACTTCTACAAGAACTACGACGCAGTGAAGACCTTTGAAGCTATGAGGGAAGCGGGAGTGTTCCAGGGGGTGAGACCAAAGGGCGAATAA